One part of the Drosophila teissieri strain GT53w chromosome 3R, Prin_Dtei_1.1, whole genome shotgun sequence genome encodes these proteins:
- the LOC122620679 gene encoding pre-mRNA-splicing factor RBM22 — MSMSKTTNTYNRQNWEDAEFPILCQTCLGDNPYVRMIKERFGKECKICTRPFTIFRWCPGARMRFKKTEICQTCARLKNVCQTCLLDLEYGLPIQVRDAALKVADNMPQSDVNKEYYIQNIDAQLQDGDGTEAAGAVGRSLAANEMLSKLARTAPYYKRNRPHICSFWVKGECKRGEECPYRHDKPNEPDDPLCEQNIKDRYYGRNDPVAEKIMKRAASLPTLEPPEDRNITTLYVGNLPEEITEPELRDQFYQFGEIRSIALVPRQQCAFVQYTKRNAAELAAERTFNKLVIQGRKVSIKWAHSQAKQGTAAKTDRRFDLAAIPPPSAKPNDYFNLRQEQINVMPAGMKLHQLPSNLVPASAYQMYGQPTYAAPYGNVSSTAASTSDVSLDSISIPPPPGQVPYPSQDGSRMGAVKK, encoded by the coding sequence ATGTCTATGTCAAAAACGACTAACACCTACAATCGTCAGAACTGGGAGGATGCCGAGTTTCCTATTCTGTGCCAGACTTGCCTTGGGGACAATCCGTACGTGCGGATGATTAAAGAGCGTTTTGGCAAGGAATGCAAGATATGCACGCGTCCATTCACAATATTTAGATGGTGTCCTGGTGCCCGTATGCGCTTTAAAAAGACGGAGATATGCCAAACATGTGCGCGCCTGAAGAACGTGTGCCAGACCTGCCTCTTGGACCTGGAGTACGGATTGCCCATTCAAGTACGAGACGCGGCGCTCAAAGTGGCTGACAATATGCCACAAAGCGACGTTAACAAGGAGTACTACATACAAAACATAGACGCCCAGCTGCAGGACGGTGATGGCACAGAGGCGGCTGGGGCTGTGGGTCGATCCCTCGCTGCTAACGAAATGTTGTCCAAGCTTGCGCGCACGGCGCCGTACTACAAGCGGAACAGGCCGCACATCTGTTCCTTTTGGGTTAAGGGCGAGTGCAAGCGTGGCGAGGAGTGCCCATACCGCCACGACAAGCCCAACGAGCCGGATGATCCGCTGTGTGAGCAAAATATTAAGGATAGGTACTACGGGCGCAACGACCCTGTGGCCGAGAAGATCATGAAGCGTGCAGCCTCGCTTCCCACACTCGAGCCACCGGAGGACCGAAACATCACCACTCTCTATGTGGGAAACCTTCCCGAAGAGATCACGGAGCCCGAGCTACGAGATCAGTTCTACCAGTTTGGCGAAATTCGATCCATTGCGCTGGTGCCACGCCAGCAGTGCGCTTTTGTACAATACACCAAAAGAAACGCTGCTGAGCTGGCTGCTGAGCGGACCTTTAACAAGCTGGTGATCCAGGGCCGGAAGGTGAGCATTAAGTGGGCTCACTCTCAGGCAAAACAGGGCACCGCCGCAAAGACGGACAGACGCTTCGACTTGGCCGCCATTCCTCCTCCTAGCGCGAAGCCTAACGACTATTTCAATCTTCGCCAAGAGCAAATCAACGTCATGCCCGCCGGCATGAAGCTGCATCAGCTGCCATCGAATTTAGTTCCGGCGTCGGCTTACCAAATGTACGGTCAGCCGACTTATGCAGCGCCCTACGGCAACGTCAGTTCCACAGCCGCTTCTACCTCGGATGTGAGTCTCGACTCCATATCGATTCCTCCGCCACCGGGTCAAGTACCTTATCCTAGTCAGGACGGGAGTCGGATGGGAGCTGTAAAGAAGTAG